In a single window of the Cervus elaphus chromosome 1, mCerEla1.1, whole genome shotgun sequence genome:
- the LOC122694959 gene encoding olfactory receptor 52E4-like translates to MTFFNNSHLFPHTFFLAGIPGLTAVHIWISLPFCFMFFLAVTGNGVLLFLIQTEHSLHQPMFLFLAMLSFVDLVLSLSTLPKMLAIFWFGATAISSYSCLFQMFFIHAFSAMESGVLVAMALDRFVAICNPLRYAAILTPVVVAQIGGLVVLRGVGLTISFPSLAYRLPYCGSHTIAYTYCEHMVVVKLACGATTVDNLYAFAVAIFLGAGDVAFIAYSYGQIVRTMIHLPSSEARAKAGSSCTAHIYVILFFYGRGFLSVIMQRFGQPTASAAKVILANLYLLFPPALDPIVYGVKTKQIWERLCKILSLNQIDPT, encoded by the coding sequence GACTGCTGTCCACATTTGGATCTCACTTCCCTTTTGCTTCATGTTCTTCCTGGCAGTGACTGGGAATGGTGTGCTGCTTTTTCTCATCCAGACAGAACACAGTCTTCACCAgcccatgtttttatttcttgccaTGCTCTCCTTTGTTGacctggttctctctctctccactctgcCCAAGATGCTGGCCATTTTCTGGTTTGGTGCTACAGCCATCAGCTCCTATTCCTGTCTTTTCCAGATGTTCTTCATCCATGCCTTCTCTGCCATGGAATCAGGAGTGCTGGTGGCCATGGCCCTGGACCGCTTCGTGGCCATCTGTAACCCACTACGTTATGCAGCCATTCTCACCCCGGTAGTTGTTGCCCAGATTGGAGGCCTGGTGGTGCTTCGGGGTGTGGGTTTGACCATCTCCTTTCCAAGCCTGGCCTATCGGCTGCCCTACTGTGGCTCCCACACAATTGCCTACACCTACTGTGAGCATATGGTGGTGGTGAAACTGGCCTGTGGGGCCACCACCGTGGATAACCTCTATGCCTTTGCTGTGGCGATCTTTCTTGGTGCTGGGGATGTGGCCTTTATTGCTTACTCTTATGGGCAGATTGTTAGGACCATGATTCATTTGCCTTCATCTGAGGCACGTGCTAAAGCAGGCAGTTCATGTACAGCTCACATCTATgtcattctctttttctatggACGAGGCTTTCTTTCTGTAATCATGCAGCGCTTTGGCCAACCTACAGCCTCTGCTGCCAAAGTCATCCTTGCCAATCTCTACTTGCTCTTTCCCCCTGCACTGGACCCCATTGTCTATGGAGTCAAGACCAAGCAGATCTGGGAGCGCCTGTGTAAAATTCTAAGTCTCAACCAGATTGATCCCACCTGA
- the LOC122694892 gene encoding LOW QUALITY PROTEIN: olfactory receptor 52L1-like (The sequence of the model RefSeq protein was modified relative to this genomic sequence to represent the inferred CDS: deleted 2 bases in 1 codon) gives MILVFFASSLPKPFMTTLRNSSWRLIQPSFFLIGIPGLEESQHWIALLLCVLYLLALLGNVTILLTIWTDPSLHQPMYLFLAMLSGIDLVLASSTAPKTLAVLLVHAHEIGYTVCLIQMFFIHAFSSMESGVLVAMALDRYVAICHPLHHSTILHPRVIGRIGMAVLVRGILLLLPFPILLRRLVFCQATVIGHAYCEHMAVVKLACSESTVNRAYGLAVALLVVGLDVLAVGVSYALILQAVLKVPGGEARLKAFSTCGSHICVILVFYVPGMFSFLTHRFGQQVPHHVHVLLATLYLLVPPALNPLVYGVKTQQIRQRVLRVFDIKGQI, from the exons atgattttggttttttttgcctCTTCCCTTCCCAAGCCATTT ATGACAACCCTGAGGAATTCCAGCTGGAGGCTGATCCAGCCATCCTTCTTCCTGATCGGCATCCCAGGTTTAGAGGAAAGCCAGCACTGGATAGCACTCCTGCTGTGTGTCCTTTACCTTCTTGCCCTCCTGGGCAATGTCACCATCCTCCTCACCATCTGGACTGACCCATCCTTGCACCAGCCTATGTACCTCTTTCTGGCCATGCTCTCTGGCATTGACCTGGTCCTAGCCTCCTCCACTGCACCCAAAACCCTTGCAGTGCTCCTGGTTCACGCCCATGAGATTGGGTACACCGTCTGTCTGATCCAGATGTTCTTCATCCACGCGTTCTCTTCCATGGAGTCGGGTGTACTTGTGGCCATGGCTCTGGATCGCTATGTAGCCATTTGTCACCCTCTGCACCATTCTACCATCCTGCATCCCAGGGTCATAGGGCGCATTGGGATGGCGGTGCTGGTGCGGGGGatactcctcctcctccccttccccatcttGTTGAGGAGACTTGTCTTCTGCCAGGCCACTGTCATAGGCCATGCTTACTGTGAACACATGGCCGTGGTAAAACTCGCCTGCTCAGAAAGCACAGTGAACCGAGCCTATGGGCTGGCGGTGGCACTGCTTGTGGTTGGCCTAGATGTCCTGGCCGTTGGCGTTTCCTATGCCCTCATCCTGCAGGCAGTGCTGAAGGTACCAGGGGGTGAGGCCCGGCTTAAGGCCTTTAGCACATGTGGATCTCATATTTGTGTCATCCTGGTCTTCTACGTGCCTGGAATGTTCTCTTTCCTCACTCACCGCTTTGGCCAGCAGGTGCCCCATCACGTCCATGTTCTTCTGGCCACACTCTACCTCCTGGTGCCACCTGCACTCAATCCTCTGGTCTATGGGGTGAAGACTCAGCAGATCCGCCAGCGAGTACTCAGGGTGTTTGACATAAAAGGACAGATCTGA